A stretch of the Rhodothermus profundi genome encodes the following:
- the fliG gene encoding flagellar motor switch protein FliG, with protein MADAQKQDVPELTQHNMTGAQKAAVLLIAMGTQAASKVLKHLRDDEVERISIEIARMRNVSGDVVEAVLLDYRDSAMAHDYIAQGGLQFAREALEAALGPRRAEEILMRVEAAMEVSAFHLLQTVETTQLVNFIQNEHPQTAALILAHLNARKAADIIANLPEELRTEIMYRLATMGKTSPELLRDIEDVIRQHISSVFGAELSASGGIEKVAEILNSCSRTVERAVLESLRERDPELATSVKALMFTFDDLVHISDRDMQRLLTEVDQKDIALALKAASGELKEKILRNVSERAAQMIQEELELMGPVRVRDVDEAQRRILETAQRLEEQEEITLSRNSQELVI; from the coding sequence ATGGCCGATGCCCAGAAGCAGGACGTCCCGGAGCTGACGCAGCACAACATGACCGGCGCCCAGAAGGCTGCCGTACTCCTTATCGCCATGGGCACGCAAGCTGCCAGCAAAGTGCTCAAGCACCTGCGCGACGATGAGGTCGAACGAATCTCTATTGAAATCGCGCGCATGCGTAACGTCAGCGGCGACGTCGTCGAAGCGGTCCTGCTCGACTACCGCGACTCTGCCATGGCCCACGACTATATCGCGCAGGGCGGCCTTCAGTTTGCGCGTGAGGCCCTCGAAGCGGCGCTGGGCCCCCGGCGGGCCGAAGAAATCCTCATGCGCGTCGAAGCGGCCATGGAAGTCTCAGCCTTCCACCTGCTGCAAACTGTCGAAACAACCCAGTTGGTCAACTTCATCCAGAACGAGCATCCGCAGACGGCCGCACTTATCCTGGCCCACCTGAACGCCCGCAAAGCCGCCGATATCATTGCCAACCTGCCTGAGGAGCTACGCACCGAGATCATGTATCGGCTGGCTACCATGGGCAAAACCTCTCCCGAACTGCTGCGCGACATCGAAGACGTCATCCGGCAACATATCAGTTCTGTCTTTGGAGCCGAGCTGAGCGCCTCGGGCGGCATCGAAAAAGTGGCCGAAATCCTCAACAGTTGCAGCCGCACCGTGGAACGCGCTGTGCTGGAGTCGCTGCGCGAACGCGATCCCGAGCTGGCCACCTCGGTCAAGGCGCTTATGTTCACCTTCGACGATCTGGTCCACATCAGCGACCGGGACATGCAGCGACTGCTGACCGAAGTCGATCAAAAAGATATTGCCCTGGCGCTCAAAGCCGCCTCGGGCGAACTCAAAGAAAAGATTCTGCGCAACGTCAGCGAACGCGCTGCTCAGATGATTCAAGAAGAGCTCGAACTGATGGGACCGGTGCGCGTGCGCGACGTCGACGAAGC